Proteins encoded within one genomic window of Arachis ipaensis cultivar K30076 chromosome B08, Araip1.1, whole genome shotgun sequence:
- the LOC107612960 gene encoding peroxisomal (S)-2-hydroxy-acid oxidase GLO1 isoform X2 encodes MRQLQSRNCQRWCLITMHLVQKTSGLSKKTEMHFQESCRFRPRILIDVSKIDMSTTVLGFKISMPIMIAPTAMQKMAHPEGEYATARAASAAGTIMTLSSWATSSVEEVASTGPGIRFFQLYVYKDRNVVAQLVRRAERAGFKAIALTVDTPRLGRREADIKNRFTLPPFLTLKNFEGLDLGKMDKADDSGLASYVAGQIDRTLSWKDVKWLQTITKLPILVKGVLTAEDTRIAVQSGAAGIIVSNHGARQLDYVPATISALEEVVKAAQGRVPVFLDGGVRRGTDVFKALALGASGIFIGRPVVFSLAAEGEAGVRKVLQMLRDEFELTMALSGCRSLKEISRDHIVADWDTPRTQPRYTPRL; translated from the exons ATGAGGCAATTGCAAAGCAGAAATTGCCAAAGATGGTGTTTGATTACTATGCATCTGGTGCAGAAGACCAGTGGACTCTCCAAGAAAACAGAAATgcattttcaagaat CATGCAGGTTCCGGCCACGTATTCTTATTGATGTGAGCAAGATAGACATGTCAACCACCGTTCTGGGCTTCAAAATTTCCATGCCAATCATGATTGCCCCAACAGCCATGCAGAAAATGGCTCATCCTGAGG GAGAATATGCAACAGCAAGAGCTGCATCAGCTGCTGGAACGATCATG ACTCTGTCATCATGGGCTACTTCAAGTGTTGAAGAGGTTGCTTCAACCGGACCCGGAATTCGCTTTTTCCAGCTCTAT GTGTACAAGGACAGGAATGTGGTTGCTCAGCTGGTGAGAAGGGCCGAAAGGGCCGGATTCAAGGCTATTGCCCTCACTGTTGACACCCCAAGGCTCGGCCGCAGAGAAGCCGATATCAAGAACAG ATTCACATTGCCACCATTTTTGACATTGAAGAACTTTGAAGGTCTTGACCTTGGAAAGATGGACAAA GCTGATGATTCTGGACTTGCTTCATATGTTGCTGGACAAATTGATCGTACTCTCAGCTGGAAG GATGTCAAGTGGCTTCAGACAATCACCAAGCTGCCAATTCTGGTTAAGGGTGTTCTGACTGCTGAGGACA CAAGGATAGCAGTACAAAGTGGTGCAGCTGGAATAATAGTGTCCAACCATGGTGCACGCCAACTTGACTATGTCCCTGCCACTATCTCTGCCTTGGAAGAG GTTGTTAAAGCTGCTCAAGGGCGTGTTCCAGTGTTCTTGGATGGTGGTGTGCGCCGTGGCACTGATGTCTTCAAGGCATTGGCACTTGGTGCCTCTGGCATATTT ATTGGGCGCCCTGTGGTGTTCTCCTTGGCTGCTGAAGGAGAAGCTGGTGTGAGAAAAGTGCTTCAAATGCTGCGTGACGAGTTTGAACTAACCATGGCCTTGAGTGGTTGTCGCTCACTGAAGGAAATCAGTCGCGACCACATCGTCGCAGACTGGGACACCCCTCGCACTCAGCCGCGCTACACACCAAGATTATGA
- the LOC107612960 gene encoding peroxisomal (S)-2-hydroxy-acid oxidase GLO1 isoform X1 has protein sequence MEITNVSEYEAIAKQKLPKMVFDYYASGAEDQWTLQENRNAFSRILFRPRILIDVSKIDMSTTVLGFKISMPIMIAPTAMQKMAHPEGEYATARAASAAGTIMTLSSWATSSVEEVASTGPGIRFFQLYVYKDRNVVAQLVRRAERAGFKAIALTVDTPRLGRREADIKNRFTLPPFLTLKNFEGLDLGKMDKADDSGLASYVAGQIDRTLSWKDVKWLQTITKLPILVKGVLTAEDTRIAVQSGAAGIIVSNHGARQLDYVPATISALEEVVKAAQGRVPVFLDGGVRRGTDVFKALALGASGIFIGRPVVFSLAAEGEAGVRKVLQMLRDEFELTMALSGCRSLKEISRDHIVADWDTPRTQPRYTPRL, from the exons ATGGAGATAACCAATGTCAGTGAGTATGAGGCAATTGCAAAGCAGAAATTGCCAAAGATGGTGTTTGATTACTATGCATCTGGTGCAGAAGACCAGTGGACTCTCCAAGAAAACAGAAATgcattttcaagaatttt GTTCCGGCCACGTATTCTTATTGATGTGAGCAAGATAGACATGTCAACCACCGTTCTGGGCTTCAAAATTTCCATGCCAATCATGATTGCCCCAACAGCCATGCAGAAAATGGCTCATCCTGAGG GAGAATATGCAACAGCAAGAGCTGCATCAGCTGCTGGAACGATCATG ACTCTGTCATCATGGGCTACTTCAAGTGTTGAAGAGGTTGCTTCAACCGGACCCGGAATTCGCTTTTTCCAGCTCTAT GTGTACAAGGACAGGAATGTGGTTGCTCAGCTGGTGAGAAGGGCCGAAAGGGCCGGATTCAAGGCTATTGCCCTCACTGTTGACACCCCAAGGCTCGGCCGCAGAGAAGCCGATATCAAGAACAG ATTCACATTGCCACCATTTTTGACATTGAAGAACTTTGAAGGTCTTGACCTTGGAAAGATGGACAAA GCTGATGATTCTGGACTTGCTTCATATGTTGCTGGACAAATTGATCGTACTCTCAGCTGGAAG GATGTCAAGTGGCTTCAGACAATCACCAAGCTGCCAATTCTGGTTAAGGGTGTTCTGACTGCTGAGGACA CAAGGATAGCAGTACAAAGTGGTGCAGCTGGAATAATAGTGTCCAACCATGGTGCACGCCAACTTGACTATGTCCCTGCCACTATCTCTGCCTTGGAAGAG GTTGTTAAAGCTGCTCAAGGGCGTGTTCCAGTGTTCTTGGATGGTGGTGTGCGCCGTGGCACTGATGTCTTCAAGGCATTGGCACTTGGTGCCTCTGGCATATTT ATTGGGCGCCCTGTGGTGTTCTCCTTGGCTGCTGAAGGAGAAGCTGGTGTGAGAAAAGTGCTTCAAATGCTGCGTGACGAGTTTGAACTAACCATGGCCTTGAGTGGTTGTCGCTCACTGAAGGAAATCAGTCGCGACCACATCGTCGCAGACTGGGACACCCCTCGCACTCAGCCGCGCTACACACCAAGATTATGA